The DNA region GAAACAGGTGAATGATGAACCAGAGAGGCCGCACGGACGTCTATGTCTGTCGTTGAAATAGAAGACGGTGTGTACGAAGCCACCGCCGTGATCGACAACGGGAGCTTCGGCACCCGCACCATCCGTTTCGAGACCGGCCGGCTGGCCCAGCAGGCCGCCGGCGCCGTCGTCGCCTATCTCGACGACGAGACCATGCTGCTGAGCGCCACCACTGCCAGCAAAGCCCCCAAGGAGCATTTCGACTTCTTCCCGCTGACCATCGATGTCGAAGAGCGGATGTATGCCGCGGGCCGTATTCCCGGCTCGTTCTTCCGGCGTGAGGGCCGCCCGTCCACCGACGCGATCCTGACCTGCCGGCTGATCGACCGCCCGCTGCGCCCGTCGTTCGTCAACGGTCTGCGCAACGAGATCCAGGTCGTCGTCACGGTGCTGAGCCTGGACCCCAAGGACCTCTACGACGTTCTCGCCATCAACGCGGCCTCGGCGTCCACACAGATCTCCGGCCTGCCGTTCTCCGGCCCCGTGGGTGGGGTGCGGGTGGCGCTCATCGACGGCACCTGGGTGGCATTCCCGACCGTCGAACAACTCGAGCGCGCGGTCTTCGACATGGTGGTGGCCGGCCGAAAGGTCGCCGATGACGTCGCGATCATGATGGTCGAGGCCGAGGCCACCGAGAACGTCGTGGAGCTGGTCGCCGGCGGCGCAGCCGCTCCGACCGAGACCGTGGTGGCCGAGGGCCTGGAGGCAGCCAAGCCGTTCATTGCGGTGCTGTGCGACGCGCAGGCGGCCCTGGCCGGAGCCGCCGGTAAAGACACTGTCGAGTACCCGGTGTTCCCGGAGTACGGCGAGGACGTCTACTACTCGGTGGCCTCGGTGGCCACCGACGCACTGTCGGAGGCGCTGAGCATCGCGGGCAAGAACGAGCGCAACGACCGTACCGACGAGATCAAGGTCGAGGTGCTCGGACGGCTGGCCGAGCAGTACGCCGGCCGGGAGAAGGAGATCGGTGCGGCGTTCCGCTCGTTGACCAAAAAGCTTGTGCGTCAACGTATCCTGACCGATCATTTCCGCATCGACGGTCGCGGCGTCACCGACATCCGGGCATTGTCGGCCGAGGTCGCGGTCATTCCGCGGGCGCACGGCAGCGCGCTGTTCGAGCGCGGCGAGACCCAGATCATGGGTGTCACCACGCTGGACATGGTCAAGATGGCCCAGCAGATCGACTCGCTGGGACCCGAGACCAGCAAGCGCTACATGCACCACTACAACTTCCCGCCGTACTCGACCGGGGAAACCGGTCGCGTCGGCTCGCCGAAGCGCCGCGAGATCGGCCACGGTGCGCTGGCCGAGCGGGCACTGATGCCGGTGCTGCCCAGCATCGAGGAATTCCCGTACGCGATCCGTCAGGTCTCGGAGGCGTTGGGCTCCAACGGCTCGACCTCGATGGGTTCGGTGTGCGCCTCGACGCTGTCGCTGCTCAACGCCGGTGTGCCGCTCAAGGCGCCGGTTGCCGGCATCGCGATGGGCCTGGTGTCCGACGACATTGAAGTTGAGGGTAAGACCGAGCGACGCTTCGTGACCCTGACCGACATCCTCGGCGCCGAGGATGCGTTCGGCGACATGGACTTCAAGTGCGCGGGCACCAAGGAGTTCGTCACCGCGCTGCAGCTCGACACCAAGCTCGACGGCATCCCATCCCAGGTGCTGGCCGGGGCACTGGCCCAGGCCAAGGACGCCCGAGTCACCATCCTGGAGGTGATGGCCGAGGCGATCGACGGACCCGACGAGATGAGCCCGTATGCGCCGCGCATCACCACGATCAAGGTGCCGGTCGACAAGATCGGCGAGGTGATCGGGCCCAAGGGCAAGATGATCAACTCGATCACCGAGGAGACCGGCGCGCAGATCTCCATCGAGGACGACGGCACGGTGTTCGTCGGTGCTGCCGACGGGCTTTCGGCCCAAGCCGCGATCGACAAGATCAACGCGATCGCCAACCCGCAGCTGCCCAAGATCGGTGAGCGGTTCCTCGGCACGGTGGTGAAAACCACTGATTTCGGAGCCTTCGTGTCGCTGCTGCCCGGCCGCGACGGCCTGGTGCACATCTCCAAGCTGGGCCGGGGCAAGCGCATCAACAAGGTCGAGGATGTCGCCAAGGTCGGTGACAAGCTGCGTGTCGAGATCGCCGACATCGACAACCGCGGCAAGATCTCGCTGGTCCTGGTGGCCGAGGATGATGCCGCCGCAGCCACGGAGGATGACGCAGCAGCACCCACTGATGCCGCGACCGCCAACAGCTAGTTCGCCGTCGCTGCGCCGGTCACGGCGCAGCGACGCGGCCGACCAGACGGGGTTGCGTCGCACGGTACTGCCCGGTGGCCTGCGCGTGGTCACTGAGCATGTGCCGTCGGTGCATTCGGCCTCGGTCGGGGTGTGGGTCGGCGTCGGTTCACGCGACGAAGGTCGCAGCGTGGCCGGCGCCGCACACTTCCTCGAACACCTGTTGTTCAAGGCGACGCCAACCCGCACCGCAGTCCAGATCGCCCAGGCTGTGGACGCCGTCGGTGGTGAGCTCAATGCGTTCACCTCCCGTGAGCACACCTGCTACTACGCCCACGTGCTCGACTCCGACCTCGCCCTCGGCGTGGACCTGGTCGCCGACGTCGTCCTGCGTGGACGGTGCTTGGCCGACGACGTCGAGATCGAGCGCGATGTCGTGCTCGAGGAGATCGCCATGCGCGATGACGACCCCGAGGACACCCTCGGCGACGTGTTCCTGTCGGCGATGTTCGGTGCGCACCCGGTAGGTCGGCCGGTGATCGGCAGCGTCGAGTCGATCTCGGAAATGACACGCGGTCAACTGCATTCATTCCATGTGCGCCGCTACACCCCGGACCGGATGGTGGTGGCAGTAGCCGGCAACATCGACCACGACGAGGTGGTCGGCCTGGTCCGGGAGCACTTCGGTCCGCACCTGGTGCGTGGCCGCTCGCCGGTGCCACCGCGCCGTGGCGCCGGACGGGTGCTCGGCCGGCCGACGCTGCACCTGGTCCGCCGGGACGCCGAACAGACCCATCTGTCGATGGGGGTGCGCACCCCGGGCCGGCACTGGGAGCACCGGTGGGCGCTGTCGGTCCTCAACGCCGCCCTCGGTGGCGGGCTGAGTTCTCGTCTGTTCCAACAGATCCGGGAAACCCGGGGGCTGGCGTACTCGGTGTACTCGACGGTGGACACGTTCGCTGACAGTGGCGCGCTGTCGATCTACGCCGGAAGCCTTCCCGAACGATTCGACGAAGTCGTCCGGGTCACCACCGATGTGCTCGCCGACGTCGCCCGCGACGGCATCACCGCCGAGGAGTGCCGGATTGCCAAGGGTTCGCTGCGCGGCGGCCTGGTGCTCGGGCTGGAAGACTCCGCGTCCCGGATGCACCGGATCGGCCGCAGTGAACTCAACCACGCTGAGCACCGCACCATCGCCGACACCCTGTCGCGCATCGACGCGGTCACTCTCGACGAGGTCAACGCCGTCGCACGGCAGTTGCTGACCCGGCCGTTCGGTGCTGCGGTGCTGGGTCCGGTGCGCTCGCGGCGTGCGTTGCCGCGGCCGTTGCAGAGGATCCCCGGCTGACAGCGACTAGGCTGACTCCGATGCCCCGAATCTCTCGTAGACAGGCCGTCGTCGGCGGGTTGTCGCTGGCCGCGTTCACCGCATTCACCGCATGCGCGCAGCCGCGGGCATACTCCGATCCCGGCGGCTGGGCGCGATTGGACGAATTGCAGCGTCGTGACAACGTGCTGATCGGGGTGTACGCCGTCGATCTCGATACCGGACGGACTGTCGCGTTCGGTGCGGACCGGATGCTGGCGATGTGCTCGACGTTCAAGGGGTACGCCGCGGCGGCAGTGTTGGCTCGCGCGCGACGCGGAGATCTGACGCTGCAGGATCCGGTGGTCATCGAAGCCGGTGACATCCAACCTCATTCGCCGCTGACCGAGCCACGCGTGGGCACCACGATGACCCTCGCGGAGCTGTGCGTGGCCGCGGTGCAACAGAGCGACAACACCGCCGCAAATCTGCTGCTGCACGCCCTGGGCGGTCCGCCCGCGATCACCGAGTTCGCCCGCAGCATCGGAGACGACCGGAGTCGGCTGGACCGCTGGGAGACCGAACTGAACTCGGCCATCCCCGGCGATCCGCGCGACACCACCACACCGCAGGCGATCGGCACCGGGTACCGCAATCTGCTTGCCGGGGACGCGCTGGAGCCGGCCGACCGTGACCTGCTCGACCAGTGGTTGCGGGGGAACGAAACGTCCAGCATGCGCGCCGGTCTGCCGGCCGGTTGGACGACGGCGGACAAAACCGGCAGCGGCGACTACGGCACCGCCAACGATGTCGGTATCGCCTATGGGCCGGAAGGCCGGCGGCTGCTGCTGTCGCTGATGGTGCGCTCGGCCGGTGACGATCCCGACGCGCCGTCCTCGCGGCCGTTGATCGGTGAGCTGACTGCGCTGCTGGTGTCCGAGCTAGATCACCGGCAGTGAGTCATCCCGTTGCAGGGCAAAGAAGTACGGTGAGCTGACACCGCGCAGGTCAATGGTGCCGAGCACGGTGTCCTCACTGATACGGCGGAACACGTCGAGGATCGGCAGCTGGTCGTAGATCATGGTCGCGGAGTCCACGCCGCGATAGCGGGTGGTGCGCAACCGGGCCTTGGGTCCGCGGGCCCGCAATGCGGGGCGCAGCGTGGTGATGGTAGAGGCGTAGCGGACCCGCTTGAGCAGGGGCAGCCGCGTCACCGGCCCGAGACCGGCGAAGGCCAGTGCCGGGTTCAGCGGCCATAGCGCACGGCCGTCGGCAGTGCAGAACAGCAGCGGATGAACGTACTCGCTGGTGCGGAACTGCTTGCCCCACCAGCCACTGGCCGCCAGGAGCCCGTCGAGGCGATGCCCGGTGGGCACCTCGGCGCCGTGCCAGGTGCCGATCATTGTGTCGGCGTCGACGGCAGGCAACGAGTCGAACAGTGCGAGGGCTTCGTCTGTGGTCGTCGGCGCGTCGGGGAGCAGATCGGTCAGGGAGCGCATGACACGAGGCTACGTGTGAGCTGCAGTGCGGCAGACTGCCTTGGTGCGCTCCGATCAGCTGTGCCCATGCGGCAGCACCGCCGAGTACGGCAGCTGCTGCCGGCCGTTGCACCTCGGCGAACGGCAGGCCGAGACCGCCGAAGCGCTGATGCGGTCGCGATACAGCGCTTACGTACTCGGCGAGGCCACCTACGTGTGGCGGACCTGGCATCCGCGGACCCGACCGGCCCATGTCGACGAGGACTTGTCGGTGACATGGATGCGCTTGGAGATCGTCGACGTCGCGGCCGGCGGAGTCGACGACGACAGCGGCGAGGTCGAGTTCCGCGCACACCATCGACGCGGGGTGCTGCACGAGCGTTCCCGCTTTGCCCGCCGTGCGCGCCGCTGGTTCTACGTCGACGGGGACCTGTTCGACTGAGCGCTCAGGCCAGCACGTCGGCGGGGTTGGTGAACGGCAGAGCGAGGTCGGTTGCCACCTGCTCGGACAACAGCGCGCCCTGATGCGTCGAAAGGCCTTTGGCCAGTGCGGAATCCGCGCGGCACGCCGCTTTCCAGCCGTGGTCGGCGAGCTTGAGTACGTAGGGCATGGTGGCATTGGTGAGTGCGTACGTGGAGGTCCGCGGAACCGCGCCCGGCATGTTCGCCACGCAGTAGAAGACGGTGTCGTGCACCGCGAAGGTCGGATCGTCGTGGGTGGTGGGCCGGGAGTCCTCGAAGCAGCCACCCTGATCGATCGCGATGTCGACCAGGACGGCGCCAGACTTCATCTCCGCCACAGTCGCATTGGTGACCAGCTTGGGAGCTTTCGCGCCCGGCACCAGGACCGCGCCGATGACCAGGTCGGCGTCCTTGACCGCGGTCTCCAGATCCAGCCGCGACGAGTACCGTGTCTCGATGGCGCCGCCGTACTCCGCGTCGATCTTGCGTAGCGTGTTGATGTTCAGGTCGAACACCGTGACGTGTGCACCCATGCCCCAGGCCACGGCAGCGGCGTTGTCACCGGCCATTCCGCCGCCGACGACCACGACCTTGGCGGGCGCCACACCAGGGACGCCGCCCATCAGAACCCCACGCCCGCCCTGGGTGCGCATCAGATGGTAGGCGCCGACCTGGGCCGAAAGCCGGCCCGCGACCTCACTCATCGGTGCAAGAAGAGGTAGCGCGACGGATCCATCCGAGTTGGTGGTCTGCACCGTCTCGTAGGCAATCGAGGTGGTGCCCGATGCCAGCAGCGCCTTGGTGCACGCCGTGGACGCGGCCAGATGCAGGTAGGTGAACAGTGTCTGCCCCGAGCGCAGCCGCGAGTACTCGGGCTCGATCGGTTCCTTGACCTTCAGCAGCAGGTCGGCCTCGGCCCAGACCTCGTCGGCGGTACCGACAAGGTGTGCGCCTGCGCCTTTGAAGTCGGCGTCGGTGATCGCCGAACCTTCACCGGCGCCGGATTCGATGAGTACCTCGTGGCCCCGGTGCACCAGCTCCGCCACGCCGGCGGGCGTGATCGCGACCCGGTACTCGTTGTTTTTGATCTCGGTCGGGATACCGACACGCATCTTCGCTCCTCGATTCGACGAAAGATGTCACTATTGTGAAGAAGCATCGGAAGAGCCGCAAAGTCCTGATGATAATTCGTTAGATGAGGGATATGACGGAACAATCATCGAACAATGTCGACCGGCGACGTGCTCTGTCGAACGATGTTCGGAGCGCCATCGACGACGTGGACCGCCGCATCCTGACCGCGTTGCATGCAGACGCCCGATTGCCCAACAGCACTCTGGCCGACCTGGTCGGGATCGCCCCGTCGACGTGCCACGGTCGGGTGCGTCGGCTGCAGGAGCTCGGGGTGATCCGGGGGTTCTACGCCGACATCGACCCGGCCGCCCTCGGGCTGACGCTGCAGGCGATGATCTCGGTCAGTCTGCAGGCCAACGCTCGCGGGCGGATCAGCAGCTTCATCGGACAGATCCGGCGCAAACCGCAGGTCATGGACGTCTACTTTCTGGCCGGCGCCGACGACTTCCTGTTGCACGTGGCCGCCCGCGACACCGACGATCTGCGCTCCTTCGTGGTGGAGAACCTCAATGCCGACGCCGACGTGGCAGGCACCCAGACCTCGTTGATCTTCGAGCACCTGCGCGGCGCCTCGCCGCTGTGAAGGTCAACCGGTGGCGAAGGTGCGCAACCAGGCGAACCAGTCGGCCATCCCCTCGCCGGTCTTGGCGCTGACCGGCAGCACCACTGCGGTCGGGTTGACCTGCCGGATCCGATCGGTGTACGTCGCGACATCGGCGTCCAGGTGTGGGGCGAGGTCGATCTTGTTGAGCAGCACCACGTCGACGGCGCGGAACATCACCGGATACTTCAACGGCTTGTCCTCGCCCTCGGTGAGTGAGTACACCATGACCTTGGCGTGCTCGCCCACGTCGAATTCCGCTGGGCACACCAGGTTTCCGACATTCTCGATGATCACCAGGTCCAGGTCGGGCAACTCCAGCCCGGCCAGCGCCCGTCCGACCATCACAGCGTCGAGGTGGCATTCACCGCCGAAACCGTTGTCGGTGTTCAGCAGAGAGATCTGGGCCCCGCGCCCGCTCAATCGCGCGGCGTCGAGGTCGGTGGCGATGTCGCCCTCGATCACCCCGACCGCAAAGTCGCCGGCCAGTTCGTCCAGCGTGGCGGCAAGCACCGCGGTCTTGCCCGAGCCGGGTGAGCTCATCATGTTCAGCGCCCGGATCTCGTTGCGGGCGAACGCCTCCCGGTTGGCCGCGGCGCGGGCGTCGTTTTCGGAGAAGATCGCCTCGAGCACGTCGACGCGCTCGGTGGCGGTCTGGTAGCCACTATGATCCCCGTGATCGTGGGCGTGATCGTGTTGGTGGCTGTGCACGGTCCCGTCGTCGTGGCGGTGGAATCTACCCATGGCGGGCCTCGGCCGGCTCGGTCGCGACGTCGATCGACGTCACCAGAAATTCCTCACCGCGCACCACTGTGACATCGACACTGTCGCAGGCCGGGCAGCGTAGCGACCACCGTGAGGTGATGTCCGACTCCAGACCGCAGGCGCGGCAGCACACGGCGGCGGTCACCTGCTCGACCTCCAACACCGCGCTGCCGAGGCCTTCGTGTTCGGCCGCGATGGTCCAACAGAACGTCAACGATTCGGCGACCACCTGCCGCAGCGCGCCGACGCGTACCCGCACCACCTCAACCGGCCGGCCGTCGGCGTGGGTACGCACCACGCCGGCGATGGCGTGGCACAACGACAACTCGTGCACGTCTGAAGCGTAGCCCCGACCACGCGTCGGAAATGCGCAGAAGTGACTGCCAGATTTCGATAGTTGGGTTCGGCGCGCGGCGCTAGCCTGGCACCAGAATCGGTTCGAGGAGACCGCGCGATGAGCGCAGATATGCCACACCAGCGGAGCACCCCGTGACGGGGGACACCGCCCGGGTACGGCTGAGCGTCACCGGCGTGGTCCAGGGCGTGGGGTTCCGTCCCACGGTGGCCAGGATCGCCGCCGAGCACCGGTTGAGCGGATTCGTGCGCAACGACGCCGGTTCGGTGCAGTGCGAACTGGAGGGGCCGGGCATACGGGTCGAGGCGGCGGTGTCGGCGCTGCGCGACGCGCCGCCGCCGTTGGCGCGAATCGACTCGTTCGTCGTCACATCCCGTCCGGTGCTGGGCGACCGCACATTCAGCATCCTGAACAGCGCTGCCCACGGCGACGACGGCCATCGGACGCTGGTCGCGCCCGACATCGCGACGTGCCCGGATTGTCTGCGCGAGATGTTCAGCCCGCACGACCGGCGCTATCGGCACCCGTTCATCACCTGCACCAATTGCGGGCCGCGCTACACGGTGATCACCGATCTGCCCTACGACCGTCCGGCCACCACGATGGCCAAGTACGACATGTGCTCGGCCTGTGCCGCCGAGTACGCCGACCCGACCGATCGGCGCTATCACGCCCAGACCATCGCCTGCCCCGAGTGCGGTCCGCAGCTGGCGTGGACGGGACCGACCGACGGCGGTTGCGCACTGGAGTCTGCCGCCGCCGCACTGCGGGACGGTCTGATCGTCGCAATCAAAGGCATCGGCGGCTACCACCTTGCCTGCCGCGCGGACGACGATGCCGCGCTGCTGCGTCTGCGTCAGCGAAAAAATCGGCCCGCCAAGCCATTCGCGCTCATGGTCGCCGACGTCGAGCATGCGCGCAGCATCTGCGAGGTTGACGACGCGGCGGCGCGCTCGTTGCGCTCGCCGGCCGCGCCGATCGTGTTGCTGGCCGGGCATGGCGGCGCGGTGAGCGACGCTGTGGCGCCGGGTCTGGGCGAGCTCGGCGTGATGCTGGCCTACTCGCCGGTCCATCACCTGCTGTTCGCCGATCTCGACGTACCCGCGCTGGTGATGACCTCGGCCAACCAGGGTGGCTCACCGATCGTCTACCGCGACGAGGACCTCGAGTGGATCGACGGTCTGGCCGACGCGGTGCTGGGCCACGACCGCCCGATCCACGTGCCCTGTGAAGATTCCGTCGTGGGCATCGACGCCGACGGGAACGAATCGCCCTTGCGCAGATCCCGAGGGTACGCGCCGCTGCCGGTGCCACTGGACGCCGGCGCCGGTGAACCGCCGGTCATCCTGGCAACCGGTGGGGACCTCAAGACCACATTCGCCCTGACCGGCAGGCACGGGTGGGCGCACCTGTCCTCGCACCTGGGAGACATGGCCGACCCCAGGACCCAGGACTGCTTCGCCGCGGCGGTGCAGCACCTGGCATTCCTGACCGGCAGCACCCCCGATGTGGTCGCCCACGATGCGCACCCGCACTACGCCACCACCCGCTGGGCGCAGCGGCGCGGCGGCACGCTGCTGGCCGTGCAACACCACCATGCGCATGCGATGTCGTTGCTGGCCGAGCATCGGCGGCTGGGCGACCCGATGATCGCGGTCACCTACGACGGCACCGGTTTCGGCACCGATGGCACGATCTGGGGTGGCGAACTACTCGCCATCACCGGACCGGCCCAATTCACCCGGGTGGGGCATCTGGCGCCGTTCGCAATGCCGGGCGGCGAGGGGGCCGTCCGGCAACCGGCGCGCATCGCGGTGGACCTGTTGTGGCGCGCCGGGATCGAACTGGCCGATGACCTGCCTGCGGTGGCCGCGATCGGACCGGCCGGCATGCGCGTGGTCACCCAACAGCTGCCACGCGGCATCGGGTGCGTACCCACCACCAGCATGGGCCGGCTCTTCGATGCGGTGTCCAGCCTGCTGGGGGTGTGCCAGCAGGTCAGCTACGAAGGGCAGGCGGCCGTCGAGCTCGAACATCTGGCGCGCACCGGCAATGAATGCAGCCCAACAGATTTCGATGTCACATCTGGTGTTCTCGATCCCGCGCCGGTGCTGCGCACACTGGTCGACGGTATGCGTTCGGGCGTATGCCGTGCCGATCTGGCTCTGCTGTTCCACGATGCGGTGGTGCGGGCGACGGTCTGGGCCGCAGCCCAGGCCGCGTCGGCTGCGGGGATGCGCACTGTCGGGTTGACCGGCGGAGTGTTCGCCAACCGCCGGCTACTGGACGGGATTGCGGGCGGGTTGCGCGCCCGCGGACTGGAGGTTCTCACCCACCGGGTGGTGCCGTGCAATGACGGCGGCTTGGCGTTGGGACAGGCCGCAGTGGCCGCAGCAACCATAGCGTCGGCGCGCCGGGCCGCAGCTCGGGAAAGGAGTGACCCATGTGCCTCGGGATTCCCGGCAAGGTGATCGAGATCTGGGACGAAGCCGGGACACGGATGTCCACGGTGGAATTCGGCGGTACCACCAAGACGGTGTGTCTGGCCTATCTCCCCGACATGGGTGTCGGGGAGTACACCATCGTGCACGCCGGCTTTGCAATCACCCGGCTTGACGAGGCTTCGGCGCAAGAGACGCTGCGGATGTTCGCCGACCTGGGTGTCCTGGAGGAGGAGCTGGCCGGCGAGCAGGCGTTCACCCGAAAGGATCTCTCATGAAGTATCTCGACGAGTTCCGCGACCCGGCCGCGGCAGCAACCCTGGTCGAGGCGATTCGGCGCCGCGCCACCAGGACGTGGACGGTCATGGAAGTCTGCGGGGGACAGACGCATTCGATCATCCGCAACGGAATCGACCAGCTGCTCGACGGTGCGGTGGAGTTCATCCACGGTCCCGGTTGCCCAGTGTGCGTCACACCGCTGGAGATGATCGACCGGGCGCTGCAGATCGCCGCCCGCCAGGACGTGATCTTCTGTTCGTTCGGCGACATGCTCCGGGTGCCCGGCAGCGAACAGGACCTGTTCGGGGTGCGGGCGCGCGGCGGTGACATCCGGATCGTCTACTCGCCCCTGGACGCCACCAGGATCGCCGCGGACAACCCCGACAAGCAGGTGGTGTTCTTCGGAGTCGGCTTCGAAACCACCGCGCCGGCCAACGCGATGGCGGTGCTACACGCGCAGCGGCTCGGGCTCGGGGACTTCTCGATGCTGGTCTCCCACGTGCTGGTGCCGCCGGCGATGAAGGCCATCCTGGCCGCACCGACCAATCGGGTGCAGGGCTTCTTGGCCGCCGGGCATGTGTGCTCGGTCATGGGCACTGCCGAATATGACACGCTGGTCGACGAATTCGGGGTACCCATCGTCGTGACCGGTTTCGAACCTCTCGATCTACTCGAAGGCGTCCGCCAGGTGGTCGAGCTCCTCGAGGCGGGCGTCCCCGCGCTGCGCAATGCCTATCCGCGTGCGGTCAGTGCCGCCGGTAACGAGGTGGCCCAGCAGACGCTGGCCGACGTGTTCTCCGTGACCGACCGGCAGTGGCGTGGCATCGGCATGATTGCGCAGTCGGGATGGACGCTGGCACCCCGCTATGCGGACTTCGACGCCGAATGCCGC from Mycobacterium sp. SMC-4 includes:
- the hypF gene encoding carbamoyltransferase HypF, giving the protein MTGDTARVRLSVTGVVQGVGFRPTVARIAAEHRLSGFVRNDAGSVQCELEGPGIRVEAAVSALRDAPPPLARIDSFVVTSRPVLGDRTFSILNSAAHGDDGHRTLVAPDIATCPDCLREMFSPHDRRYRHPFITCTNCGPRYTVITDLPYDRPATTMAKYDMCSACAAEYADPTDRRYHAQTIACPECGPQLAWTGPTDGGCALESAAAALRDGLIVAIKGIGGYHLACRADDDAALLRLRQRKNRPAKPFALMVADVEHARSICEVDDAAARSLRSPAAPIVLLAGHGGAVSDAVAPGLGELGVMLAYSPVHHLLFADLDVPALVMTSANQGGSPIVYRDEDLEWIDGLADAVLGHDRPIHVPCEDSVVGIDADGNESPLRRSRGYAPLPVPLDAGAGEPPVILATGGDLKTTFALTGRHGWAHLSSHLGDMADPRTQDCFAAAVQHLAFLTGSTPDVVAHDAHPHYATTRWAQRRGGTLLAVQHHHAHAMSLLAEHRRLGDPMIAVTYDGTGFGTDGTIWGGELLAITGPAQFTRVGHLAPFAMPGGEGAVRQPARIAVDLLWRAGIELADDLPAVAAIGPAGMRVVTQQLPRGIGCVPTTSMGRLFDAVSSLLGVCQQVSYEGQAAVELEHLARTGNECSPTDFDVTSGVLDPAPVLRTLVDGMRSGVCRADLALLFHDAVVRATVWAAAQAASAAGMRTVGLTGGVFANRRLLDGIAGGLRARGLEVLTHRVVPCNDGGLALGQAAVAAATIASARRAAARERSDPCASGFPAR
- a CDS encoding HypC/HybG/HupF family hydrogenase formation chaperone; the protein is MCLGIPGKVIEIWDEAGTRMSTVEFGGTTKTVCLAYLPDMGVGEYTIVHAGFAITRLDEASAQETLRMFADLGVLEEELAGEQAFTRKDLS
- the hypD gene encoding hydrogenase formation protein HypD, which encodes MKYLDEFRDPAAAATLVEAIRRRATRTWTVMEVCGGQTHSIIRNGIDQLLDGAVEFIHGPGCPVCVTPLEMIDRALQIAARQDVIFCSFGDMLRVPGSEQDLFGVRARGGDIRIVYSPLDATRIAADNPDKQVVFFGVGFETTAPANAMAVLHAQRLGLGDFSMLVSHVLVPPAMKAILAAPTNRVQGFLAAGHVCSVMGTAEYDTLVDEFGVPIVVTGFEPLDLLEGVRQVVELLEAGVPALRNAYPRAVSAAGNEVAQQTLADVFSVTDRQWRGIGMIAQSGWTLAPRYADFDAECRFGVGHLKVAESAECRSGEVLQGLLKPHECPAFGRTCTPRSPLGATMVSSEGACAAYYQFRRLELTTHV